Proteins encoded within one genomic window of Ascaphus truei isolate aAscTru1 chromosome 8, aAscTru1.hap1, whole genome shotgun sequence:
- the LOC142501170 gene encoding neurotrypsin-like — translation MKPLDIQGALVIFVGLCSQFGDFEDLVNSLPSPNHLQNKGYSLCSDGVASLGYYNGSLSVTESGSVCLSWAEFPDYIQQYPGRGLGQHNHCRNPEGGLTPWCFYRQNSGVISWAHCDCSQGTLRLVGGQSHNEGGVELYFNGLWGTVCDGHWTDWDASVVCRQLGISEIGTAVKSFGFGSRMAPTHLSATNCRGDERALLHCSYSQALSKGCNHGTIAAVTCSPPEGLKPPLRLVGGKERFEGRVEVYYEGSWGTICDDHWDDKDAAVVCRQLGLGGNPKAWVWAHYGQGSGSILLDEVECIGNESSLDLCQKNEWKHHNCDHIEDAGVSCDPFADGAVRLSGGPSASEGRVEVYYKGDWGSVCDDGWTELNAQVVCRQLGFSGPSALASEEEFGAGEGSVLLDDVACRGLEGSLLECTHSAWGQHDCSHSEDVGVRCSNDSNDIAEATPGPPVRLMDGESTKEGRVEVFLNGEWGSVCDDGWTDNDAVVVCRQLGHRGPAKARMMAYFGEGQGPIHLDNVECSGTESTLAECMKQDSGIHNCWHSEDAGVICDYVEKKANGLKSIGGITAMCGIRHIHRRKKRIIGGIKSIRGGWPWQASLRLKGFHKESRLLCGATLISNCWALTAAHCFKRFGRDAHRYAVRVGDYHTGVEDEFEREFPVERIVIHKNYQSTSNDNDIALIRLQGKEGQCLAFSYHVLPICIPEKKEKTSSKQSCFISGWGDTGTSYSRTLLQGAVPLLSKESCASRYKGKFTNRMICAGNLSEDKRVDSCQGDSGGPLMCQRSNEQWVIVGITSWGYGCGRKGFPGVYTKVSKFTPWIKKVAKLK, via the exons GATCTCGTAAATTCCCTGCCCAGCCCAAACCACCTGCAGAACAAAG GTTACAGCCTTTGCTCTGATGGAGTAGCTTCTCTGGGCTACTACAACGGTTCCCTCTCGGTGACCGAGTCTGGGTCGGTGTGTTTAAGCTGGGCAGAGTTCCCTGACTATATCCAGCAGTACCCCGGGAGAGGGCTGGGGCAGCACAATCATTGCAGGAACCCGGAGGGAGGACTCACACCATGGTGCTTCTACCGGCAAAACTCGGGCGTGATCAGCTGGGCTCACTGCGACTGCAGCCAGG GTACTCTTCGTCTGGTAGGTGGACAGTCTCATAATGAAGGAGGAGTAGAACTGTATTTTAATGGACTCTGGGGCACTGTCTGTGATGGCCATTGGACAGACTGGGATGCAAGTGTGGTCTGCAGGCAGCTTGGAATCAG TGAGATTGGCACGGCGGTGAAGAGCTTTGGGTTTGGCTCTCGGATGGCACCGACCCACCTCAGTGCCACAAACTGCAGAGGAGATGAGAGGGCTTTGCTACACTGCAGCTATAGCCAGGCACTGAGCAAAGGCTGCAACCATGGAACGATAGCAGCTGTTACCTGCTCCCCACCAGAAG GTTTGAAACCTCCGCTCCGGCTAGTGGGAGGAAAGGAGCGATTCGAGGGACGCGTAGAGGTCTACTATGAAGGTAGCTGGGGAACCATCTGTGATGATCACTGGGATGACAAGGATGCTGCCGTTGTCTGTAGGCAGCTGGGACTCGG GGGGAATCCGAAGGCTTGGGTCTGGGCTCACTACGGACAAGGCTCCGGTTCCATCTTGCTTGATGAGGTGGAGTGCATAGGAAACGAGTCATCGCTTGACCTGTGCCAGAAGAATGAGTGGAAGCATCACAACTGTGACCACATTGAAGATGCTGGAGTTTCCTGTGACCCCTTCGCAG ATGGTGCTGTGAGATTATCTGGGGGCCCCAGCGCCAGCGAGGGGCGGGTGGAAGTGTATTACAAAGGAGACTGGGGGTCTGTGTGTGATGATGGCTGGACAGAACTCAATGCCCAGGTGGTCTGCAGGCAACTGGGCTTCAG TGGCCCCTCCGCCCTGGCATCGGAGGAAGAATTTGGAGCCGGCGAAGGCTCCGTCCTTTTGGACGACGTTGCGTGCAGGGGACTGGAAGGCTCTCTCCTGGAATGCACACACAGTGCCTGGGGTCAGCACGACTGTTCACATTCTGAGGATGTCGGGGTTCGATGTTCAAACGACAGCAATGACATCGCCGAGGCGACCCCGG GGCCTCCTGTGCGTCTGATGGATGGGGAGAGTACCAAGGAAGGCCGAGTGGAGGTCTTCCTGAACGGAGAGTGGGGCAGCGTTTGCGATGATGGGTGGACGGACAATGATGCAGTTGTGGTTTGCAGGCAGCTGGGACATAG AGGTCCAGCCAAAGCTAGAATGATGGCATATTTTGGGGAAGGACAGGGCCCGATTCACTTGGACAATGTGGAGTGCAGTGGCACAGAGAGTACGCTGGCAGAATGCATGAAGCAGGACAGTGGCATACACAACTGCTGGCACAGCGAAGATGCCGGGGTGATATGCGACTATGTCGAGAAGAAAGCCAATGGATTGAAGAGTATAG GTGGAATAACGGCCATGTGCGGCATTCGTCATATACATCGTCGCAAAAAGAGGATTATTGGTGGAATCAAGTCAATAAG GGGTGGCTGGCCGTGGCAGGCCTCTCTGCGGCTCAAGGGATTCCATAAAGAATCGCGTTTGCTGTGTGGCGCGACACTGATCAGTAACTGTTGGGCCCTCACCGCAGCTCACTGCTTTAAAAG ATTTGGAAGGGACGCTCACCGCTACGCAGTCAGAGTGGGAGATTACCACACGGGTGTGGAAGACGAGTTTGAGAGAGAGTTTCCAGTGGAGAGGATCGTCATTCACAAGAACTACCAGTCCACCAGCAACGACAACGATATTGCACTGATCAGACTGCAGGGCAAAGAGGGTCAGTGCTTGGCATTCAGTTACCATGTCCTGCCCATCTGTATACCAGAGAAGAAGGAGAAAACCAGCAGCAAGCAGTCGTGCTTTATTTCAGGGTGGGGAGACACAG GGACATCCTATTCAAGGACACTTCTGCAGGGTGCAGTCCCACTTCTTTCCAAGGAGTCTTGTGCCTCCCGGTATAAAGGGAAGTTCACCAACCGCATGATCTGTGCCGGGAATCTGTCGGAAGACAAGCGCGTGGACAGCTGCCAGGGAGACAGCGGAGGACCGCTCATGTGCCAGAGGTCCAATGAACAATGGGTCATTGTAGGAATAACGTCTTGGGGTTACGGTTGTGGACGGAAGGGCTTTCCTGGAGTGTACACCAAAGTCAGCAAATTCACTCCCTGGATCAAGAAGGTGGCAAAGCTGAAATGA